Proteins found in one Populus alba chromosome 14, ASM523922v2, whole genome shotgun sequence genomic segment:
- the LOC118041170 gene encoding protein ARV 2 isoform X1 has product MQTDRARESKKMEPRCVECGFPIKTLFVQYSPGNIRLMRCENCKAVADEYIECEFMIILIDLILHKTKAYRHLLFNVINQHTVNFEGCFAGFVVEVNLCVSSSGWLSLLLKRNEGEWGSSMSFSSIVWTFEEIIVDVFVGNFVFFCIFLLSMRLMLNTSIQISRCKDILLAVLVSSYFKIFLIATMVWEFPPSVIFIIDLFVLSSNTVALKVITDSAMNRCIAACFCAQALKLLVTQGPARRSLRFQSIDCSFSLY; this is encoded by the exons ATGCAGACTGATAGAGCGAGAGAGTCAAAAAAGATGGAGCCTAGATGTGTAGAGTGTGGATTTCCGATCAAAACTCTTTTCGTCCAATACTCACCTGGCAATATTCGGCTCATGAGATGT GAGAATTGCAAAGCAGTTGCAGACGAGTACATCGAATGTGAATTCATG attattttgattgatCTGATTCTGCACAAGACAAAAGCGTATAGACATCTTCTCTTCAATGTAATTAATCAGCATACCGTCAATTTTGAG GGCTGCTTTGCAGGGTTCGTTGTGGAAGTCAATCTTTGCGTTTCTTCTTCTGGATGGTT AAGTCtgcttttgaaaagaaatgaggGAGAGTGGGGTTCTTCCATGagtttttcttcaattgtttGGACATTCGAAGAG ATTATCGTGGATGTCTTTGTCGGAAACTTTGtgtttttctgtatttttcttctttcaatgaGGCTGATGCTAAACACATCGATTCAAATCTCCAG GTGCAAAGACATTTTGCTTGCCGTCCTAGTTTCAAGTTACTTCAAGATTTTTCTTATTGCCACAATG GTTTGGGAATTTCCACCTTCTGTAATCTTcatcattgatttatttgttttatcatCCAACACGGTGGCATTAAAAG TGATCACTGATTCAGCCATGAATAGATGCATTGCAGCCTGCTTCTGTGCACAGGCTCTTAAGTTGCTTGTCACTCAGGGGCCCGCTCGGAGATCGTTGAGATTTCAAAGCATTGATTGTTCATTTTCATTGTATTAA
- the LOC118041170 gene encoding protein ARV 2 isoform X3 translates to MQTDRARESKKMEPRCVECGFPIKTLFVQYSPGNIRLMRCENCKAVADEYIECEFMGSLWKSIFAFLLLDGYRSLLLKRNEGEWGSSMSFSSIVWTFEEIIVDVFVGNFVFFCIFLLSMRLMLNTSIQISRCKDILLAVLVSSYFKIFLIATMVWEFPPSVIFIIDLFVLSSNTVALKVITDSAMNRCIAACFCAQALKLLVTQGPARRSLRFQSIDCSFSLY, encoded by the exons ATGCAGACTGATAGAGCGAGAGAGTCAAAAAAGATGGAGCCTAGATGTGTAGAGTGTGGATTTCCGATCAAAACTCTTTTCGTCCAATACTCACCTGGCAATATTCGGCTCATGAGATGT GAGAATTGCAAAGCAGTTGCAGACGAGTACATCGAATGTGAATTCATG GGTTCGTTGTGGAAGTCAATCTTTGCGTTTCTTCTTCTGGATGGTT ATAGAAGTCtgcttttgaaaagaaatgaggGAGAGTGGGGTTCTTCCATGagtttttcttcaattgtttGGACATTCGAAGAG ATTATCGTGGATGTCTTTGTCGGAAACTTTGtgtttttctgtatttttcttctttcaatgaGGCTGATGCTAAACACATCGATTCAAATCTCCAG GTGCAAAGACATTTTGCTTGCCGTCCTAGTTTCAAGTTACTTCAAGATTTTTCTTATTGCCACAATG GTTTGGGAATTTCCACCTTCTGTAATCTTcatcattgatttatttgttttatcatCCAACACGGTGGCATTAAAAG TGATCACTGATTCAGCCATGAATAGATGCATTGCAGCCTGCTTCTGTGCACAGGCTCTTAAGTTGCTTGTCACTCAGGGGCCCGCTCGGAGATCGTTGAGATTTCAAAGCATTGATTGTTCATTTTCATTGTATTAA
- the LOC118041170 gene encoding protein ARV 2 isoform X2, which produces MQTDRARESKKMEPRCVECGFPIKTLFVQYSPGNIRLMRCENCKAVADEYIECEFMIILIDLILHKTKAYRHLLFNVINQHTVNFEGSLWKSIFAFLLLDGYRSLLLKRNEGEWGSSMSFSSIVWTFEEIIVDVFVGNFVFFCIFLLSMRLMLNTSIQISRCKDILLAVLVSSYFKIFLIATMVWEFPPSVIFIIDLFVLSSNTVALKVITDSAMNRCIAACFCAQALKLLVTQGPARRSLRFQSIDCSFSLY; this is translated from the exons ATGCAGACTGATAGAGCGAGAGAGTCAAAAAAGATGGAGCCTAGATGTGTAGAGTGTGGATTTCCGATCAAAACTCTTTTCGTCCAATACTCACCTGGCAATATTCGGCTCATGAGATGT GAGAATTGCAAAGCAGTTGCAGACGAGTACATCGAATGTGAATTCATG attattttgattgatCTGATTCTGCACAAGACAAAAGCGTATAGACATCTTCTCTTCAATGTAATTAATCAGCATACCGTCAATTTTGAG GGTTCGTTGTGGAAGTCAATCTTTGCGTTTCTTCTTCTGGATGGTT ATAGAAGTCtgcttttgaaaagaaatgaggGAGAGTGGGGTTCTTCCATGagtttttcttcaattgtttGGACATTCGAAGAG ATTATCGTGGATGTCTTTGTCGGAAACTTTGtgtttttctgtatttttcttctttcaatgaGGCTGATGCTAAACACATCGATTCAAATCTCCAG GTGCAAAGACATTTTGCTTGCCGTCCTAGTTTCAAGTTACTTCAAGATTTTTCTTATTGCCACAATG GTTTGGGAATTTCCACCTTCTGTAATCTTcatcattgatttatttgttttatcatCCAACACGGTGGCATTAAAAG TGATCACTGATTCAGCCATGAATAGATGCATTGCAGCCTGCTTCTGTGCACAGGCTCTTAAGTTGCTTGTCACTCAGGGGCCCGCTCGGAGATCGTTGAGATTTCAAAGCATTGATTGTTCATTTTCATTGTATTAA
- the LOC118041171 gene encoding B3 domain-containing transcription factor NGA1 isoform X1, with translation MNFVGGERGYFDKEEQEEEEAMSSKLPFASPCTSSSCSKYKNFLPEHQNLWPRLFDQPRQDSETQEPSLNFDKKLEFMELSLGNNNESESSSTDAGGGASESIEREHMFDKVVTPSDVGKLNRLVIPKQHAERYFPLDSSSNEKGLLLNFEDRNGKPWRFRYSYWNSSQSYVMTKGWSRFVKEKRLYAGDIVSFQRGVGETGKHRLFIDWRRRPNAPDPTSFSHLELQNQLHYPQSLRWGRLYSMPQSNLHMQQPQLQHLNYSIHPYQQHQHHNHQYPYHQPSTISYGNAAQYYLRPPASTLPIGAVHEQGGSHVPVVIDSVPVVHGKTVGKRLRLFGVNMECPTQNDPSSSVTMIRHGTLDSLSPRLASSSLPPLQVREPTGAPMQAEYSKKGKASLSFDLDL, from the coding sequence ATGAACTTTGTTGGGGGAGAAAGAGGGTATTTTGataaagaagaacaagaagaagaggaagccaTGTCAAGTAAGCTTCCCTTTGCTTCTCCTTGTACATCATCTTCTTGTagcaaatacaaaaattttCTTCCTGAGCACCAGAATCTGTGGCCTCGTTTATTTGATCAGCCACGGCAAGATAGCGAAACCCAAGAACCATCTCTCAATTTTGACAAGAAGCTAGAGTTCATGGAATTATCCTTGGGAAATAACAACGAAAGTGAGAGCTCTAGTactgatgctggtggcggtgctAGTGAGTCTATTGAGAGAGAGCACATGTTTGACAAAGTAGTGACCCCAAGTGATGTAGGCAAACTAAATCGTCTTGTTATACCAAAGCAACACGCAGAGAGGTACTTCCCTCTTGATTCTTCATCGAATGAAAAAGGCCTCCTCTTGAACTTTGAAGACCGGAACGGCAAGCCATGGCGGTTCAGATACTCGTATTGGAATAGTAGTCAAAGCTATGTAATGACCAAAGGCTGGAGCAGGTTTGTCAAAGAGAAAAGGCTTTATGCAGGCGATATTGTGTCGTTCCAACGCGGTGTTGGTGAGACAGGCAAGCACCGTCTTTTCATAGACTGGCGACGCAGGCCTAATGCACCAGATCCAACATCATTCTCACATTTAGAGCTCCAAAATCAGCTACACTATCCACAATCCTTGAGGTGGGGTAGGCTGTACTCCATGCCCCAATCTAATTTACACATGCAGCAACCTCAATTGCAACACTTGAATTACAGCATTCATCCTTATCAACAACATCAACACCATAATCATCAGTATCCTTACCATCAACCGTCCACCATTAGTTATGGCAACGCAGCGCAGTATTACTTAAGGCCACCGGCGAGTACACTTCCAATTGGGGCAGTGCATGAACAAGGAGGAAGTCATGTGCCAGTGGTGATAGACTCAGTGCCAGTTGTTCATGGTAAGACTGTGGGGAAGCGGCTCAGGCTGTTTGGTGTAAACATGGAGTGTCCTACACAAAATGATCCGTCATCTTCGGTTACAATGATCAGACATGGCACATTGGATTCACTCTCCCCTCGTTTGGCTTCCTCTTCTCTCCCTCCTCTCCAAGTAAGGGAACCCACTGGTGCTCCAATGCAAGCTGAGTATTCAAAGAAAGGAAAGGCTTCCTTATCTTTTGATTTGGATCTTTGA
- the LOC118041171 gene encoding B3 domain-containing transcription factor NGA1 isoform X2, whose product MELSLGNNNESESSSTDAGGGASESIEREHMFDKVVTPSDVGKLNRLVIPKQHAERYFPLDSSSNEKGLLLNFEDRNGKPWRFRYSYWNSSQSYVMTKGWSRFVKEKRLYAGDIVSFQRGVGETGKHRLFIDWRRRPNAPDPTSFSHLELQNQLHYPQSLRWGRLYSMPQSNLHMQQPQLQHLNYSIHPYQQHQHHNHQYPYHQPSTISYGNAAQYYLRPPASTLPIGAVHEQGGSHVPVVIDSVPVVHGKTVGKRLRLFGVNMECPTQNDPSSSVTMIRHGTLDSLSPRLASSSLPPLQVREPTGAPMQAEYSKKGKASLSFDLDL is encoded by the coding sequence ATGGAATTATCCTTGGGAAATAACAACGAAAGTGAGAGCTCTAGTactgatgctggtggcggtgctAGTGAGTCTATTGAGAGAGAGCACATGTTTGACAAAGTAGTGACCCCAAGTGATGTAGGCAAACTAAATCGTCTTGTTATACCAAAGCAACACGCAGAGAGGTACTTCCCTCTTGATTCTTCATCGAATGAAAAAGGCCTCCTCTTGAACTTTGAAGACCGGAACGGCAAGCCATGGCGGTTCAGATACTCGTATTGGAATAGTAGTCAAAGCTATGTAATGACCAAAGGCTGGAGCAGGTTTGTCAAAGAGAAAAGGCTTTATGCAGGCGATATTGTGTCGTTCCAACGCGGTGTTGGTGAGACAGGCAAGCACCGTCTTTTCATAGACTGGCGACGCAGGCCTAATGCACCAGATCCAACATCATTCTCACATTTAGAGCTCCAAAATCAGCTACACTATCCACAATCCTTGAGGTGGGGTAGGCTGTACTCCATGCCCCAATCTAATTTACACATGCAGCAACCTCAATTGCAACACTTGAATTACAGCATTCATCCTTATCAACAACATCAACACCATAATCATCAGTATCCTTACCATCAACCGTCCACCATTAGTTATGGCAACGCAGCGCAGTATTACTTAAGGCCACCGGCGAGTACACTTCCAATTGGGGCAGTGCATGAACAAGGAGGAAGTCATGTGCCAGTGGTGATAGACTCAGTGCCAGTTGTTCATGGTAAGACTGTGGGGAAGCGGCTCAGGCTGTTTGGTGTAAACATGGAGTGTCCTACACAAAATGATCCGTCATCTTCGGTTACAATGATCAGACATGGCACATTGGATTCACTCTCCCCTCGTTTGGCTTCCTCTTCTCTCCCTCCTCTCCAAGTAAGGGAACCCACTGGTGCTCCAATGCAAGCTGAGTATTCAAAGAAAGGAAAGGCTTCCTTATCTTTTGATTTGGATCTTTGA